The Arachis hypogaea cultivar Tifrunner chromosome 16, arahy.Tifrunner.gnm2.J5K5, whole genome shotgun sequence genome contains a region encoding:
- the LOC140180089 gene encoding uncharacterized protein, giving the protein MNPGHEVPDESWKVAVLLLVALSTALESNGEEYSLGPYEQKAWNNARPHSVLILEFGAVGDGKTLNTVAFQNAICYLKSFTDKGGAQLYVPSGKWLTGSLNFVSHLTLFLERRATIVASLISRTLAAADSTEIIKKLPKFMYDEEKALEEDQALAKEGAEIVVLVIDEEGVESLISELVKGVNEPKLLWSSHKNSFLVLQITNFDFFFYCNFNDAYVIFFK; this is encoded by the exons GTGGCTGTGCTTTTGCTTGTAGCATTGAGCACTGCACTGGAAAGCAATGGAGAAGAATATAGTCTTGGGCCATATGAGCAGAAAGCATGGAACAATGCTAGGCCTCACAGTGTTTTGATCTTGGAATTTGGGGCAGTTGGAGATGGAAAAACTTTGAACACAGTTGCATTCCAAAATGCTATATGCTATCTCAAGTCATTCACTGATAAGGGTGGTGCTCAACTATATGTTCCTTCTGGCAAATGGCTAACTGGAAGTTTAAACTTTGTTAGCCACCTCACTCTCTTCCTTGAAAGAAGAGCTACCATCGTTGCATCTCTG ATAAGCAGGACACTGGCTGCAGCTGACAGTACAGAAATCATAAAGAAACTTCCGAAATTTATGTACGATGAAGAAAAAGCTCTTGAG GAGGATCAAGCTTTAGCTAAGGAGGGAGCTGAAATAGTGGTTTTGGTCATTGATGAGGAAGGTGTGGAGTCATTAATATCAGAACTTGTGAAAGGTGTAAATGAGCCAAAGCTTCTTTGGtcttcccacaagaacagttttCTTGTTCTTCAAATAACAaattttgactttttcttttattgcaactTTAATGATGCGTATgttatatttttcaaataa